From one Amycolatopsis sp. FDAARGOS 1241 genomic stretch:
- a CDS encoding L-fucose/L-arabinose isomerase family protein yields the protein MTDTLARPASPGLDRITPRRTRVGLVAGGLGAYWPQFPRLLPQLQVSARRVAERLSGLDCEVVDVGFISDAQEGAVAAEKLRQADCDLIIGFLTTYLTSSMLAPIAQRSGSPVLLINLQPTEAMDHATFDTGAWLAYCGACPLPEMANAFRRVGVEFRSVSGHLEDERAWTKISRWIKAAGVRAAFRHGRHGLLGHLYPGMMDVSTDPTLVSAQLGGHVEILEIDDLRVRVEQVTDAQTSARMALAREVFTVDESVVEEDFAWGAKVSVALDRLVEDFELDSLAYYHRGLDGETHERVGAGFILGASLLTARGVPAVGEYELRASLAMLLLDRLGAGGSFTELQALNFRDNVVEMGHDGPAHLAISARKPLLRGLGVYHGKRGWGVSVEFDVQHGPVTLCGLGQQRDGSFVLVASEGEVVPGPLLQIGNTTSRVDFGCDPGEWTDAWSATGVNHHWALGTGHRVAELRAVADLLGLGLTVVDV from the coding sequence ATGACCGACACGCTCGCACGGCCCGCCTCCCCGGGCCTGGACCGCATCACCCCGCGCCGCACCCGCGTCGGCCTCGTCGCGGGCGGCCTCGGCGCGTACTGGCCACAGTTCCCCCGGCTCCTGCCGCAGCTGCAGGTCTCGGCCCGGCGGGTCGCCGAGCGGCTGTCGGGCCTGGACTGCGAAGTCGTCGACGTCGGCTTCATCTCCGACGCGCAGGAAGGCGCGGTCGCGGCGGAAAAGCTGCGGCAGGCCGACTGCGACCTCATCATCGGGTTCCTCACGACCTACCTGACCTCCAGCATGCTGGCACCGATCGCGCAGCGCAGCGGCTCGCCCGTGCTGCTGATCAACCTGCAGCCCACCGAGGCGATGGACCACGCCACGTTCGACACCGGCGCGTGGCTGGCCTACTGCGGCGCCTGCCCGCTGCCCGAGATGGCCAACGCGTTCCGCCGCGTCGGCGTCGAGTTCCGGTCGGTGTCCGGTCACCTCGAGGACGAGCGCGCCTGGACGAAGATCTCGCGCTGGATCAAGGCGGCCGGTGTGCGCGCGGCGTTCCGGCACGGGCGCCACGGCCTGCTCGGGCACCTGTACCCGGGCATGATGGACGTCTCCACCGACCCGACGCTCGTGTCGGCACAGCTTGGCGGGCACGTCGAGATCCTGGAGATCGACGACCTGCGCGTGCGCGTCGAACAGGTCACCGACGCCCAGACGAGTGCCCGGATGGCGCTGGCCCGGGAAGTGTTCACCGTGGACGAATCGGTCGTCGAGGAGGACTTCGCCTGGGGCGCCAAGGTTTCGGTCGCCCTCGACCGGCTCGTCGAGGACTTCGAGCTCGATTCACTGGCGTACTACCACCGCGGACTCGACGGGGAGACGCACGAACGGGTCGGCGCCGGGTTCATCCTCGGCGCGTCGCTGCTGACGGCTCGAGGGGTGCCGGCAGTCGGCGAGTACGAGCTGCGGGCGTCGCTGGCGATGCTCCTGCTGGACCGCCTCGGCGCCGGCGGCTCGTTCACCGAGCTGCAGGCACTCAACTTCCGCGACAACGTCGTGGAGATGGGCCACGACGGTCCGGCGCACCTCGCGATCAGCGCGCGCAAGCCGTTGCTGCGCGGTCTCGGCGTCTACCACGGCAAGCGCGGCTGGGGTGTGTCCGTCGAGTTCGACGTGCAGCACGGGCCGGTGACGCTGTGCGGGCTCGGCCAGCAGCGTGACGGCTCGTTCGTGCTCGTCGCGTCGGAGGGCGAGGTCGTGCCCGGTCCGTTGCTGCAGATCGGCAACACGACGTCGCGCGTGGATTTCGGCTGCGACCCGGGCGAGTGGACCGACGCGTGGTCGGCCACGGGCGTGAACCACCACTGGGCGCTGGGCACCGGGCACCGGGTCGCCGAGCTGCGGGCGGTCGCCGACCTGCTCGGGCTCGGGCTGACCGTGGTGGACGTGTGA
- the eboE gene encoding metabolite traffic protein EboE: MDLGTRLGHLSYSTLVHPGDTWDEMNTSLETYVPEVKRRVSPGAPFGVSLRLSGASAGRLADDGPERERLKKYLAENDLYVYTVNAFPHGPFKGRSVMENVYEPDWSTEERVAYTVRVADVLADIAADGVEPTIQTVPLAYRPKVTSEAYVELFTRNVLRVVAHLVGLERRTGRRVKLAIEPEPFCYLETIEETVRYFTTRLYSRAAAQALSGLADLPLAEAFGALRRHVGIVFDIGHQAVEFDDIPASLDLLADAGVPIFKLQQAAALWVPEVTHEVVRELERFTRTIYLSQTSELRDGSVTRHLKLSDAIAAWRREPGGTREWRTHFHVPVFLDDLGPFRTTRFALEQALDRHRAQPQSAHLEIETYTWDVLPEHLKTGDITDYVVRELEFVRDRLTA; encoded by the coding sequence ATGGACCTCGGCACGCGTCTGGGCCACCTGTCCTACTCGACCCTCGTCCACCCCGGTGACACCTGGGACGAGATGAACACCAGCCTCGAGACGTACGTCCCCGAAGTGAAACGCCGGGTGTCCCCCGGCGCGCCGTTCGGGGTGTCGCTGCGGCTTTCGGGCGCGTCCGCCGGCCGGCTCGCGGACGACGGGCCCGAGCGCGAGCGGCTGAAGAAGTACTTGGCGGAGAACGATCTCTACGTCTACACCGTCAACGCGTTCCCGCACGGGCCGTTCAAGGGCCGCTCGGTGATGGAGAACGTGTACGAACCGGACTGGAGCACCGAGGAGCGCGTCGCCTACACGGTGCGCGTGGCCGACGTGCTCGCCGACATCGCGGCCGACGGCGTCGAGCCGACGATCCAGACGGTCCCGCTGGCGTACCGGCCCAAGGTCACCAGCGAAGCGTACGTGGAGCTGTTCACCCGCAACGTCCTGCGGGTCGTGGCGCACCTCGTCGGACTCGAGCGGCGGACCGGCCGGCGCGTGAAGCTCGCGATCGAGCCGGAACCGTTCTGCTACCTGGAAACCATCGAGGAAACGGTCCGCTACTTCACCACGCGGCTGTACTCCCGCGCGGCCGCCCAGGCGCTGTCCGGTCTCGCGGATCTCCCGCTCGCGGAAGCGTTCGGGGCCCTGCGCAGGCACGTGGGGATTGTGTTCGACATCGGCCACCAGGCGGTGGAGTTCGACGACATCCCGGCATCACTGGACTTGCTCGCGGACGCCGGTGTGCCGATCTTCAAGCTGCAGCAGGCCGCCGCGCTGTGGGTGCCGGAGGTGACCCACGAGGTCGTGCGCGAACTGGAACGGTTCACTCGCACCATCTACCTGAGCCAGACGTCGGAACTGCGCGACGGCAGTGTCACCCGGCACCTGAAACTCTCCGACGCGATCGCCGCCTGGCGCCGGGAACCCGGTGGCACGCGCGAGTGGCGCACGCACTTCCACGTGCCCGTCTTCCTCGACGACCTGGGCCCGTTCCGCACCACGCGGTTCGCGCTCGAGCAGGCGCTGGACCGCCACCGCGCACAGCCGCAGTCTGCCCACCTGGAGATCGAGACATACACGTGGGACGTGCTGCCCGAGCACCTCAAGACCGGCGACATCACCGACTACGTCGTGCGCGAACTGGAATTCGTGCGCGACCGGCTCACCGCTTGA
- a CDS encoding SDR family NAD(P)-dependent oxidoreductase, producing the protein MTTQTWFITGSSRGFGRALTVAALEAGDRVTATARKPEQLDDLVRQYGDRVLALPLDVTERAPAVAAVEAAVARFGRLDVVVNNAGYANAAPIETTPEEDFRRQFDTNFWGVYTVSLAALPVLKAQGSGTVVQFSSIGGRVGGTPGLGSYQAAKFAVDGFTRVLAAETAPFGIRYVVVEPSGFATDWAGASMQVQDLAPEYADTVGAMQWGVARPELAAGDPKRAGEILVRVVKRETVPSHLLLGVNAVDMAQAYSRAQQAEAAEWAAVSRSADTGLPYPVELPANG; encoded by the coding sequence ATGACAACGCAGACGTGGTTCATCACCGGTTCCTCTCGCGGCTTCGGCCGCGCCCTCACCGTCGCCGCCCTGGAGGCCGGCGACCGGGTCACGGCGACGGCTCGCAAGCCTGAACAGCTCGACGACCTCGTGCGCCAGTACGGCGACCGCGTGCTGGCTCTGCCGCTCGACGTCACCGAGCGCGCCCCGGCCGTGGCCGCCGTCGAGGCGGCGGTGGCCCGGTTCGGCCGCCTCGACGTGGTGGTCAACAACGCCGGCTACGCCAACGCCGCGCCCATCGAGACGACCCCCGAGGAGGACTTCCGCCGCCAGTTCGACACGAACTTCTGGGGCGTCTACACGGTTTCGCTCGCGGCCCTGCCCGTGCTCAAGGCGCAGGGCTCCGGCACCGTCGTCCAGTTCTCCTCGATCGGCGGGCGCGTAGGCGGCACGCCGGGGCTGGGCTCCTACCAGGCGGCCAAATTCGCGGTCGACGGGTTCACCCGGGTACTCGCGGCCGAGACCGCGCCGTTCGGCATCCGCTACGTCGTGGTCGAGCCGAGCGGCTTCGCCACGGACTGGGCCGGCGCGTCGATGCAGGTCCAGGACCTCGCGCCGGAGTACGCCGACACCGTCGGCGCGATGCAGTGGGGCGTCGCGCGGCCCGAACTCGCCGCCGGCGACCCGAAACGCGCCGGCGAGATCCTGGTGCGCGTGGTCAAACGGGAGACCGTGCCATCACACCTGCTGCTCGGCGTCAACGCCGTCGACATGGCGCAGGCCTACTCGCGGGCCCAGCAGGCCGAGGCGGCGGAGTGGGCCGCAGTCAGCCGCTCGGCCGACACCGGGCTGCCTTACCCGGTCGAACTGCCCGCGAACGGGTGA
- a CDS encoding (Fe-S)-binding protein → MKVAVLVTCINDSMFPATGKAVFRLLRRLGVDADFPEAQTCCGQPMVNTGYLDEAVPVVRAFADAFSGYDAVVTPSGSCAGSARHQHGLVARRAGEPRLAAGPKVYELSEFLVDVLGVTDVGAYFPHRVTYHPTCHSLRMLGVGDKPLRLLRAVRGIDLVELPEAGECCGFGGTFAVKNAETSTAMGADKARHVRDTGAEVLVAGDNSCLLHIGGVLSRQRSGVRVLHLADVLASTEEDA, encoded by the coding sequence GTGAAGGTCGCGGTGCTGGTGACGTGCATCAACGACTCGATGTTCCCCGCGACCGGCAAGGCCGTGTTCCGGCTGTTGCGGCGCCTGGGCGTGGACGCGGATTTCCCGGAGGCGCAGACGTGCTGCGGGCAGCCGATGGTCAACACCGGTTACCTGGACGAGGCGGTGCCGGTGGTGCGGGCCTTCGCGGACGCGTTCTCCGGGTACGACGCGGTGGTCACGCCGTCGGGGTCGTGCGCGGGGTCGGCGCGTCACCAGCACGGGCTGGTCGCGCGGCGGGCGGGGGAGCCGCGGCTGGCGGCGGGGCCGAAGGTGTACGAGCTGAGCGAGTTCCTGGTGGATGTGCTCGGGGTGACCGACGTGGGCGCCTACTTCCCGCACCGCGTCACCTACCATCCGACGTGTCATTCGCTGCGGATGCTTGGTGTCGGCGACAAACCACTGCGGCTGTTGCGCGCCGTGCGCGGGATCGACTTGGTGGAGCTCCCGGAAGCCGGGGAGTGCTGCGGGTTCGGCGGGACGTTCGCGGTGAAGAACGCCGAGACGTCCACCGCGATGGGCGCGGACAAGGCCCGGCACGTGCGCGACACCGGGGCGGAAGTGCTGGTGGCCGGGGACAATTCGTGCCTGCTGCACATCGGTGGCGTGCTGTCGCGGCAACGGTCGGGTGTGCGGGTGCTGCACTTGGCGGATGTGCTGGCTTCGACCGAGGAGGACGCGTGA
- a CDS encoding lactate utilization protein B, producing the protein MPAFPAAAREALADTQLRRNLAHATGTIRAKRAAVVGEVEEWEELRLAGAAIKDNTLRRLDEHLLTLEAALQARGATVHWARDAVEACEIVVGIARGHGVDEVVKVKSMATQEIGLNEALAERGITAWETDLAELIVQLGDDLPSHILVPAIHRNRAEIREIFRRGMAAAGRPAPEGLTDDPAELAGAARLHLREKFLRAKMAVSGANFAVADSGTLVVVESEGNGRMCLTLPEVLVSVVGIEKIVPTWADLDVFLQLLPRSSTGERMNPYTSTWSGLTPGDGPQEMHVVLLDNGRTRALADEVGRQALRCIRCSACLNVCPVYERTGGHAYGSVYPGPIGAILNPLLKGVGVDEQTDSLPYASSLCGACFEACPVRIDIPEVLVHLRSQVVDAHRGGTPKPEAVAMKSASWVLAESRRLGLAERGLGWVGRVTTRLGRGVLPGGRRALGRLPWPASLWTSARDLPAPPPESFRSWWRREGRR; encoded by the coding sequence ATGCCGGCGTTTCCCGCGGCGGCCCGGGAGGCGCTCGCGGATACCCAGCTGCGGCGCAATCTCGCGCACGCCACGGGCACGATCCGTGCCAAGCGCGCGGCCGTCGTCGGGGAGGTCGAGGAGTGGGAGGAGCTGCGCCTGGCGGGGGCGGCGATCAAGGACAACACGCTGCGCCGCCTCGACGAGCACCTGCTCACGCTGGAGGCGGCGTTGCAGGCGCGCGGCGCGACGGTGCACTGGGCGCGCGACGCGGTGGAGGCGTGCGAGATCGTCGTCGGGATCGCGCGGGGCCACGGGGTCGACGAGGTCGTGAAGGTCAAGTCGATGGCCACGCAGGAGATCGGGCTCAACGAGGCGCTCGCCGAGCGGGGCATCACCGCGTGGGAGACCGACCTGGCCGAGCTGATCGTGCAGCTCGGCGACGACCTGCCCAGCCACATCCTCGTGCCCGCGATCCACCGCAACCGCGCGGAGATCCGGGAGATCTTCCGTCGCGGGATGGCCGCCGCCGGGCGCCCCGCGCCCGAGGGACTCACCGACGATCCGGCCGAGCTCGCGGGTGCGGCCCGGCTGCACCTGCGCGAGAAGTTCCTGCGGGCCAAGATGGCGGTCTCCGGGGCGAACTTCGCGGTCGCCGACAGCGGGACCCTGGTCGTGGTCGAGTCCGAGGGCAACGGCCGCATGTGCCTGACCCTGCCCGAGGTGCTGGTGTCGGTGGTGGGCATCGAAAAGATCGTGCCGACGTGGGCGGATCTGGACGTGTTCCTGCAGCTACTGCCGCGCTCCAGCACCGGCGAGCGGATGAACCCCTACACCTCGACCTGGTCGGGCCTCACGCCCGGGGACGGGCCGCAGGAGATGCACGTGGTGCTGCTGGACAACGGCCGCACCCGGGCGCTGGCCGACGAGGTCGGGCGCCAGGCGCTGCGCTGCATCCGCTGCTCGGCGTGCCTGAACGTGTGCCCGGTCTACGAGCGCACCGGCGGCCACGCCTACGGGTCGGTGTACCCCGGCCCGATCGGCGCGATCCTCAACCCGCTGCTCAAAGGCGTGGGCGTGGACGAGCAGACCGACTCACTGCCGTACGCCTCCAGCCTGTGCGGCGCCTGTTTCGAGGCGTGCCCGGTGCGCATCGACATCCCGGAAGTGCTGGTCCACCTGCGCTCCCAGGTCGTCGACGCCCACCGCGGCGGCACTCCGAAACCTGAGGCGGTGGCGATGAAATCCGCTTCGTGGGTCCTCGCCGAGTCCCGCCGCCTGGGCCTCGCGGAACGCGGCCTCGGCTGGGTCGGCCGCGTCACCACCCGCCTCGGCCGCGGCGTGCTGCCGGGCGGTCGTCGCGCCCTGGGCCGGTTGCCGTGGCCGGCTTCGCTGTGGACCAGCGCCCGGGACCTGCCCGCTCCACCGCCGGAGTCCTTCCGCTCGTGGTGGCGCCGCGAGGGCCGCCGATGA
- a CDS encoding MarR family winged helix-turn-helix transcriptional regulator — protein sequence MVTRAERNATNPDLGVLSARLLFAAQRELFLKLAEQGFDDLHPRHGVVLAYLDPGGLRATEIARLSGQAKQAIGVLVDELEDLGYVERQPDPGDRRAKLVCPTERGLAQMRTADRIMAGMQDRHARRVGRAAYAEFKRIFMDVTEHQRRSVSGA from the coding sequence GTGGTTACCCGGGCCGAGCGGAACGCGACGAACCCCGATCTCGGCGTGCTGTCCGCCCGGTTGCTGTTCGCGGCGCAGCGGGAGCTGTTCCTGAAGCTCGCGGAGCAGGGCTTCGACGACCTGCACCCCCGCCACGGCGTGGTACTGGCCTACCTCGACCCGGGTGGCTTGCGAGCCACCGAGATCGCCCGGCTGTCCGGGCAGGCCAAGCAGGCGATCGGGGTCCTGGTGGACGAGCTGGAAGACCTCGGCTACGTCGAGCGGCAGCCCGACCCCGGCGACCGCCGGGCGAAGCTCGTGTGCCCGACGGAGCGCGGGCTCGCCCAGATGCGCACGGCCGACCGCATCATGGCGGGTATGCAGGATCGCCACGCCCGCCGGGTCGGGCGCGCGGCCTACGCCGAGTTCAAGCGCATCTTCATGGACGTCACCGAGCACCAGCGGCGCAGCGTCAGCGGCGCATGA
- a CDS encoding helix-turn-helix domain-containing protein codes for MVAKHEPAEHPEAAHLGSKLRARRQDAGLSLRQFARDLGFSAAFVSQIENGKSQPSVATLYAMCSALNVSIDELFAGTGADAAETAAPAPAAGIEKHSFHGALAKLNEEPEDHESPMLRPGERRQLVLDSGVTWEQLSSVHDSSVDFLYVRYEVDGSSVPDDKLTRHAGIEYGYIISGTLEVALAFDTYHLHAGDSIAFDSTTPHRLTNRGDGPAEAIWFVHGRNPAR; via the coding sequence GTGGTTGCCAAGCACGAGCCGGCGGAGCACCCCGAGGCCGCGCACCTCGGCTCGAAGCTGCGGGCCCGCCGCCAGGACGCGGGCCTGTCGCTGCGCCAGTTCGCACGCGACCTCGGCTTCTCGGCGGCCTTCGTGTCGCAGATCGAGAACGGCAAGTCCCAGCCGTCGGTCGCGACGCTGTACGCGATGTGCAGTGCGCTGAACGTGTCCATCGACGAGCTGTTCGCCGGCACCGGTGCGGACGCGGCGGAAACGGCCGCACCCGCACCGGCCGCCGGCATCGAGAAGCACAGCTTCCACGGTGCCCTCGCGAAGCTCAACGAGGAGCCTGAGGACCACGAAAGCCCCATGCTCCGGCCCGGTGAGCGCCGCCAGCTCGTCCTCGACTCCGGCGTCACCTGGGAGCAGCTCTCGTCAGTCCACGACAGCAGCGTGGACTTCCTGTACGTCCGCTACGAAGTCGACGGCAGCTCGGTCCCCGACGACAAGCTCACCCGCCACGCGGGCATCGAGTACGGCTACATCATCAGCGGCACCCTCGAAGTCGCCCTCGCCTTCGACACCTACCACCTCCACGCCGGCGACTCCATCGCGTTCGACTCCACGACCCCCCACCGCCTCACCAACCGGGGTGACGGGCCGGCGGAAGCGATCTGGTTCGTCCACGGGAGGAATCCCGCTCGCTGA
- a CDS encoding helix-turn-helix domain-containing protein — translation MVLPSTYADSNCSLARALEVVGERWTLLIVRDAFYGVRRFGDFATQLGIPRAVLTARLKLLVREGVLTRDESAGTVEYVLTDKGVALWPIVRSLITWGDEFYSPAGVRRAMRHDADGAPLDPDGRCTECGTLVAVPDIRMEPGPGYEPTGKELDPVSAVINTPRRLLDPITTAPSRS, via the coding sequence ATGGTTCTCCCCAGCACCTACGCGGACAGCAACTGCTCCCTGGCGCGAGCACTGGAGGTCGTCGGCGAACGCTGGACGCTGCTGATCGTGCGCGACGCGTTCTACGGCGTCCGCCGCTTCGGCGACTTCGCCACCCAGCTCGGGATCCCCCGCGCCGTGCTGACCGCCCGGCTGAAGCTCCTCGTCCGCGAGGGCGTCCTCACCCGCGACGAAAGTGCGGGCACCGTCGAATACGTGCTCACCGACAAGGGTGTCGCGCTCTGGCCGATCGTCCGCTCGCTCATCACCTGGGGCGACGAGTTCTACTCACCGGCAGGTGTCCGGCGGGCTATGCGCCACGACGCGGACGGTGCCCCGCTCGACCCCGACGGACGCTGCACCGAGTGCGGCACTCTCGTCGCCGTCCCGGACATCCGCATGGAACCCGGCCCGGGGTACGAGCCGACCGGGAAGGAACTCGATCCGGTCTCCGCCGTGATCAACACGCCACGCCGCCTGCTCGACCCGATCACGACAGCGCCTTCGCGCAGCTGA
- a CDS encoding putative quinol monooxygenase, which translates to MYQFLVSFTVHPEHRDDFVRVARKIAQDSLANEPGSHRFEVIADGENPDVFYLNEVYADVDAFTTHAQGRGLASARSSPKPAPTPRARPG; encoded by the coding sequence ATGTACCAGTTCCTCGTTTCCTTCACCGTCCACCCGGAACACCGGGACGACTTCGTCCGCGTGGCTCGCAAGATCGCGCAGGACTCGCTGGCGAACGAGCCGGGCTCGCACCGGTTCGAGGTCATCGCGGACGGGGAGAACCCGGACGTCTTCTACCTCAACGAGGTCTACGCCGACGTCGACGCCTTCACCACGCACGCACAGGGGAGGGGCCTTGCTTCGGCGCGTTCTTCGCCGAAGCCGGCGCCTACGCCGAGGGCCCGACCTGGCTGA
- a CDS encoding rhamnulokinase family protein, whose product MRLAAVDLGATSGRVMAGTVETSGRRRLDLEEVRRFPNGGVRVAAGSGSTLHWDVLGLYREVLGGIREAGNLAGIGIDSWAVDYGLLDARGALLGNPVHYRDSRTDGVAERVHRTIPARELFSVTGLQELPFNTLYQLVSEGDRLAAAETLLLVPDLLGYWLTGSVGAERTNASTTQLYDVRSRTWAAGLAERAGIPARLLPPLREPGERIGVLRPELADELGAGPVPVVAVGSHDTASAVVAVPAGTGENFAYISSGTWSLVGLELPEPELGDAALAANFTNESGVDGTIRFLRNVMGLWVLTETLRTWAAHGQRVDLPEVLAEAAAVPALSAVVDIDAPEFLPPGDMPARISAACRRTGQRPPATRGEVVRCIVDSLALAYRRAVRQAAQLTGRTVDVVHVVGGGTRNELLCQLTADACGVPVLAGPVEAAALGNVLVQARALGADLPDLAAMRRLVRETQPLKRYEPAGGDWAVAEARLTRFRDEPAEVRA is encoded by the coding sequence ATGCGGCTGGCCGCCGTCGACCTCGGGGCCACCAGTGGCCGCGTGATGGCCGGGACCGTCGAGACCTCGGGGCGCCGCCGGCTCGACCTCGAGGAGGTGCGCCGCTTTCCCAACGGCGGCGTGCGCGTCGCGGCGGGATCCGGCTCCACGCTGCACTGGGACGTGCTCGGGCTCTACCGCGAGGTGCTCGGGGGGATCCGGGAAGCGGGGAACCTCGCGGGGATCGGCATCGATTCGTGGGCCGTCGACTACGGGCTGCTCGACGCCCGCGGCGCGCTGCTCGGCAACCCCGTGCACTACCGCGACTCCCGCACGGACGGGGTCGCCGAACGCGTGCACCGGACGATCCCGGCGCGCGAGCTCTTCTCCGTCACCGGATTGCAGGAGCTGCCGTTCAACACGCTCTACCAGCTCGTGTCCGAGGGGGACCGGCTCGCGGCGGCCGAGACGCTGCTGCTCGTCCCGGACCTGCTGGGCTACTGGCTGACCGGGTCCGTCGGGGCCGAGCGCACCAACGCGTCGACGACGCAGCTCTACGACGTGCGTTCGCGGACCTGGGCTGCCGGGCTCGCCGAACGGGCGGGCATTCCGGCGCGGTTGCTGCCGCCGCTGCGGGAGCCGGGGGAGCGCATCGGAGTGCTGCGGCCGGAGCTGGCCGACGAGCTCGGCGCAGGCCCAGTGCCGGTCGTCGCGGTCGGCTCACACGACACCGCGTCTGCCGTCGTGGCGGTGCCCGCGGGAACAGGCGAGAACTTCGCCTACATCTCGTCGGGCACGTGGTCGCTCGTGGGGCTGGAACTGCCCGAGCCGGAGCTGGGGGACGCGGCGCTGGCCGCGAACTTCACCAACGAGTCCGGAGTGGACGGCACGATTCGGTTCCTGCGCAACGTGATGGGACTGTGGGTGCTCACGGAGACCTTGCGCACGTGGGCGGCGCACGGTCAGCGCGTGGACCTTCCCGAGGTGCTCGCCGAGGCGGCCGCGGTGCCCGCGCTGTCGGCGGTGGTGGACATCGACGCGCCCGAGTTCCTGCCGCCGGGGGACATGCCGGCGCGGATCTCGGCGGCGTGCCGGCGGACGGGCCAGCGGCCGCCGGCGACCCGGGGCGAGGTGGTCCGGTGCATTGTGGACAGTCTGGCGCTCGCGTACCGGCGTGCCGTGCGGCAGGCGGCGCAGCTGACCGGGCGGACGGTCGATGTCGTGCACGTCGTCGGCGGTGGGACGCGCAACGAGCTGCTGTGCCAGCTGACCGCGGACGCGTGCGGCGTGCCGGTGCTGGCCGGTCCCGTGGAGGCGGCGGCGCTGGGGAACGTCCTCGTGCAGGCGCGAGCGCTGGGCGCCGACCTGCCCGATCTCGCGGCCATGCGTAGGCTGGTCCGCGAGACGCAGCCGCTGAAGCGCTACGAACCGGCGGGCGGCGACTGGGCGGTGGCCGAGGCGCGGCTGACCCGGTTTCGAGACGAGCCGGCGGAGGTGCGCGCGTGA
- a CDS encoding LUD domain-containing protein, with the protein MTARDAILGAVRSALASADRADAAVPRGYRAVPAPADVVELFATRVVDYRATLTRCAPSDVPGVVRTTLGPARSVLVPDGFPYPVEGLPDADDLDTVDAVVTTAAVGIARTGTLVLDHGPGQGRRALTLVPDTHVCVLPTTRIVPGVPDAIDLLDPARPQTWISGPSATSDIELNRVEGVHGPRNLHVILVES; encoded by the coding sequence ATGACCGCCCGTGACGCCATCCTCGGTGCCGTGCGCTCCGCCCTCGCCTCCGCCGACCGCGCCGACGCCGCGGTCCCGCGCGGCTACCGCGCGGTGCCCGCACCGGCCGACGTCGTCGAACTCTTCGCCACCCGCGTCGTGGACTACCGCGCCACCCTCACCCGTTGCGCGCCGTCCGACGTCCCGGGCGTCGTCCGCACCACCCTCGGCCCGGCCCGCTCCGTCCTCGTGCCCGACGGCTTCCCGTACCCCGTCGAAGGCCTGCCCGACGCCGACGATCTGGACACGGTCGACGCCGTCGTCACCACCGCCGCCGTCGGTATCGCCCGCACGGGCACCCTGGTCCTCGACCACGGCCCGGGCCAGGGCCGGCGCGCCCTCACGCTCGTCCCCGACACCCACGTCTGCGTCCTGCCCACCACGCGCATCGTCCCCGGCGTCCCCGACGCGATCGACCTCCTGGACCCCGCCCGTCCCCAGACGTGGATCAGCGGCCCCAGCGCCACGAGTGACATCGAACTGAACCGCGTCGAGGGAGTGCACGGGCCGCGCAACCTCCACGTCATCCTCGTCGAATCCTGA
- a CDS encoding TetR family transcriptional regulator, producing the protein MSAATPQRARSAEAKKERERAILDAARSLGATRSVREVTLTDIAAEVGMHKSAMLRYFETREQIFLRITAEAWQEWSAAVRAELGGLATAEPAAVAAVLAHSLVARPLFCDLLAQAPLNLERNVSLEAVYDFKTIVLAEVAAVQDTLGELLGIDRPAAAQITTTASSLAGALWQMAAPCTQLRTLYQSHPELSHAVVDVEPTLAQILTSLVIGVSAQGR; encoded by the coding sequence ATGAGCGCTGCCACTCCCCAGCGCGCCCGCAGTGCCGAAGCGAAGAAGGAACGCGAGCGCGCGATCCTCGACGCCGCGCGCTCGCTCGGCGCCACGCGCAGCGTGCGCGAAGTGACCCTCACGGACATCGCGGCCGAGGTCGGGATGCACAAGTCCGCGATGCTGCGCTACTTCGAAACGCGGGAGCAGATCTTCCTGCGGATCACGGCCGAGGCCTGGCAGGAGTGGTCGGCGGCGGTGCGCGCCGAACTCGGCGGACTGGCGACAGCCGAGCCGGCCGCGGTCGCGGCGGTGCTCGCGCACTCGCTCGTCGCCCGGCCGCTCTTCTGCGACCTGCTCGCCCAAGCGCCGCTGAACCTGGAGCGCAACGTCTCGCTCGAGGCCGTGTACGACTTCAAGACCATCGTGCTCGCCGAGGTCGCGGCGGTTCAGGACACCCTCGGTGAACTCCTCGGCATCGACCGGCCGGCCGCCGCCCAGATCACCACCACCGCCAGCAGCCTCGCCGGCGCACTGTGGCAGATGGCCGCGCCCTGCACGCAATTGCGGACGCTCTACCAGTCGCATCCCGAGCTTTCCCACGCCGTGGTCGACGTCGAGCCGACACTGGCGCAGATCCTGACTTCGCTCGTGATCGGGGTGTCCGCTCAGGGGCGTTGA